From the genome of Oscillatoria salina IIICB1, one region includes:
- a CDS encoding XisH family protein — protein MPAKDIYHDPVKKALIKDGWTITNDPLTIEYGKKDLFVDLGAKKLIAAQKREQKIAVEIKSFTGASQMNDLEKAVGQYIVYQNILEETEVERRLYLAITQKTFQDIFSEPIGNLILRKNNLNLLIFQPKTEEIVQWID, from the coding sequence ATGCCTGCTAAAGATATTTACCACGATCCTGTAAAAAAAGCTCTCATCAAAGACGGCTGGACAATTACTAACGATCCCTTAACTATAGAGTACGGAAAGAAGGATTTATTTGTTGATTTGGGTGCAAAAAAACTAATCGCTGCTCAGAAAAGAGAACAAAAAATAGCTGTTGAAATTAAAAGTTTCACTGGTGCTTCTCAAATGAACGATTTAGAAAAAGCAGTTGGACAATACATTGTTTACCAAAACATCTTAGAAGAAACTGAAGTTGAGAGACGTTTATATTTAGCTATTACTCAAAAAACCTTTCAAGATATTTTTTCAGAACCCATTGGTAATCTAATTTTAAGAAAAAACAACTTAAATTTGCTTATTTTTCAGCCAAAAACGGAGGAAATTGTGCAATGGATAGATTAA
- a CDS encoding Uma2 family endonuclease, producing the protein MNIIPVIIPQTLRVTQEQFEQLAIANRDVRLELTATGELIIMPPTGGNTGKRNIEIEGQLWFWNHQTGLGVAFNSSTAFRLPNGANRSPDAAWVSQERWDTLTSEQQETFPPLCPDFALELRSKSDNMKPLRQKMQEYLANGLRLGWLIDAKNQRVEIYRQNQDVEVLESPMSLSGEEVLPGFVLDLQVVWR; encoded by the coding sequence ATGAACATAATTCCAGTTATTATCCCCCAAACTCTGAGAGTAACTCAAGAACAGTTTGAACAACTTGCTATTGCTAATCGAGATGTACGACTCGAACTTACAGCTACAGGAGAATTAATTATTATGCCACCTACTGGGGGAAATACGGGAAAACGAAATATTGAAATCGAAGGACAACTTTGGTTTTGGAATCATCAAACAGGTTTAGGAGTTGCGTTTAATTCTTCGACAGCGTTTCGGCTTCCCAACGGTGCAAATCGTTCTCCTGATGCTGCTTGGGTGAGTCAAGAAAGATGGGATACTTTAACATCAGAACAACAAGAAACTTTCCCTCCTCTTTGTCCTGATTTTGCCCTAGAATTGCGTTCAAAAAGTGACAACATGAAACCTTTACGCCAAAAAATGCAGGAATATTTAGCTAATGGTTTGCGTTTGGGGTGGTTAATTGATGCGAAAAATCAACGGGTAGAAATTTATCGACAAAATCAAGATGTTGAGGTTTTAGAGTCACCTATGAGTTTATCTGGAGAAGAAGTATTACCAGGTTTTGTCCTTGATTTACAGGTTGTTTGGAGATGA
- a CDS encoding M48 family metallopeptidase: MEFSKVQLIGLKANEFRHPLDLQATTALKQLPGLDLAVRTLLGSVGEQFFYLNNIASSVLVSEKQLPHIHKLLLEACRILDLEPPQLYVQQHPVPNAYTFAMRGKQPFIVLHTSLIEILTPEEIQAVIAHELGHLKCEHGVYLTLANLIVLGASLLPAWGAVIAQSLQTQMLEWVRCAEFSCDRAALLAIQEPRVVMSVLMKLAGGSPTLAPMLNLDAFIDQARAYDAIDSTELGEMLKSAQTAQLSHPVPVLRAREIDRWASSQSYQHLLNQRETSYNGKVDTKGGWRNW, translated from the coding sequence ATGGAATTTTCCAAAGTACAATTAATCGGTCTGAAAGCAAACGAATTTCGCCATCCCCTGGACTTGCAAGCTACCACCGCGTTGAAACAGTTGCCAGGGTTAGATTTGGCGGTGCGTACTTTACTAGGGTCTGTAGGAGAACAATTTTTTTACCTGAATAATATTGCTTCGAGCGTTTTAGTCAGCGAAAAGCAGCTACCACATATTCACAAACTGCTGTTAGAAGCTTGTCGAATTCTCGACCTCGAACCACCTCAACTCTACGTGCAACAGCATCCAGTTCCTAACGCTTACACTTTTGCGATGCGAGGAAAACAACCATTTATCGTTTTGCATACCTCGCTAATTGAGATTTTAACCCCAGAAGAAATCCAAGCAGTAATCGCCCACGAATTGGGACATCTGAAATGCGAACATGGAGTCTACCTAACTTTAGCCAACTTAATCGTTTTAGGTGCAAGTTTATTACCCGCCTGGGGTGCAGTAATCGCTCAAAGCTTACAAACACAGATGTTAGAGTGGGTAAGATGTGCAGAATTTAGCTGCGATCGCGCCGCTTTACTTGCCATACAAGAACCAAGAGTCGTCATGTCAGTATTAATGAAACTTGCAGGCGGTTCCCCCACCCTCGCCCCCATGTTAAACCTCGATGCCTTTATCGACCAAGCTAGGGCTTACGACGCGATCGACTCAACTGAACTCGGCGAAATGCTCAAATCCGCACAAACAGCCCAGTTGAGTCATCCCGTCCCCGTACTCCGGGCGCGAGAAATCGATCGCTGGGCAAGCTCTCAATCTTATCAGCACTTGCTAAATCAACGAGAAACAAGTTATAATGGTAAAGTTGACACCAAGGGCGGATGGCGAAATTGGTAG
- a CDS encoding tetratricopeptide repeat protein, protein MTDTVTNLFESGFERYQAGEDAESLIPVFQEICDRSPKMSAAWSSLAWLYLLTERADLALKAAQKAVKLDANAPQARVNLVLAMLETGKKGVREHIEVAQQMASLDPQVRSDLQENIQDGFNRKSDWKSLKKVEKWLFGESE, encoded by the coding sequence ATGACTGATACTGTTACGAATTTATTTGAAAGTGGTTTTGAACGTTATCAAGCTGGTGAAGATGCGGAAAGTTTGATTCCGGTTTTTCAGGAAATTTGCGATCGCTCTCCGAAAATGTCCGCAGCTTGGAGTTCTCTAGCTTGGCTTTATCTCCTGACTGAACGAGCTGATTTGGCTCTGAAAGCGGCTCAAAAGGCTGTTAAACTCGATGCTAATGCCCCCCAAGCTCGCGTTAATTTGGTGCTGGCAATGCTGGAAACTGGCAAAAAAGGTGTCCGAGAACATATTGAAGTGGCACAGCAAATGGCTTCTCTCGATCCCCAAGTCCGTAGCGATTTGCAAGAAAATATTCAAGATGGCTTTAACCGTAAATCTGATTGGAAAAGCTTAAAAAAAGTTGAAAAGTGGTTGTTCGGTGAGTCAGAATAA
- a CDS encoding iron-sulfur cluster assembly accessory protein encodes MTQATSTPQKGIQLTENALKHVLMLKEQQGGQDLCLRVGVRNGGCSGMSYLMDFEDPSQIRDDDEVFDYDGFKIVCDPKSLLYLYGLSLDYSNSLIGGGFQFTNPNANQTCGCGKSFGV; translated from the coding sequence ATGACACAAGCAACTTCTACTCCCCAAAAAGGTATTCAACTTACGGAAAATGCCCTGAAGCACGTTCTGATGCTGAAAGAACAACAAGGCGGACAAGATCTTTGTTTGCGCGTTGGTGTCCGCAATGGCGGTTGTTCGGGTATGTCTTACCTGATGGATTTTGAAGATCCTAGCCAGATTCGCGATGATGATGAGGTCTTTGATTACGATGGCTTTAAAATTGTCTGCGATCCTAAGAGTTTGCTGTATCTTTACGGTCTGAGTTTGGATTACAGTAATTCTCTCATTGGTGGCGGTTTCCAATTTACTAATCCTAACGCTAACCAAACTTGCGGTTGCGGTAAGTCTTTTGGTGTTTAA
- a CDS encoding zinc ribbon domain-containing protein — MILNYTYRIYPDSQQTQLLEKWLETLRVSYNYALREIKDGMASRKCPIDAGFGQFRSILKFVGKKRGLFVGEVDHKGTSPTCPNCPIAVKKELSERLHSYPECQARVDRDVAAAQEICNRGRETYRGTLEKQEIGSQRRGVGGYVPR; from the coding sequence ATGATTCTAAATTACACCTACCGAATCTATCCCGACAGCCAACAAACCCAACTGCTTGAGAAGTGGTTGGAAACGTTGCGGGTATCTTACAACTATGCGTTGCGGGAAATCAAAGATGGGATGGCTTCGCGTAAGTGTCCCATTGATGCGGGGTTTGGGCAATTTCGGTCTATCCTCAAGTTTGTCGGCAAGAAACGAGGTTTATTTGTTGGAGAAGTAGACCACAAAGGAACTTCTCCGACTTGCCCCAATTGCCCGATCGCGGTAAAGAAAGAACTCTCTGAACGGCTACATTCCTATCCCGAATGTCAGGCTCGAGTAGACCGTGATGTGGCGGCTGCTCAAGAAATCTGTAATCGTGGAAGAGAAACGTATCGAGGGACTCTGGAAAAGCAAGAAATCGGCTCTCAGCGTCGAGGTGTCGGGGGCTATGTGCCTCGATAA
- a CDS encoding DUF6930 domain-containing protein, translating into MTAFSTTTQRRLKKLPQIPSVWEGDRRPLSGIAENLDPDSEDKGECIVWLDGSEGVVRGMEVVSPEMGPEAIVRTLLRAMENPQTPAIPARPRKIVVRDREIQFFLRGALQNLDISIDYVRELPVIDEFFRGFSEITSHRPPALPPKYAEIMFQVAEGIWFAAPWELLADYHILSIEIQPSDRDSRQWDIKKLYACVMGMLGKEYGVLLYRSEESLKQFRAAAATEESIERLEKAFLAQDCWFLNFESVDNDFDPEDEDFDLAELEESEIHPFFGSVHPYEGMRPFLDEEEAIAVYVALKALLNFIEKFRRQLAKNTEAARSKSFSISLPGKTTVTVEVSTLPELADELLAIGQAEAQDSEMTTSVTVPLQDDLIPEDSFRSLGVMPWDAIESVRNNNKKYYQSLGASRQGEGMPIVLIQTSRPKAKLLSEKIQAEGGLKAICFNPGEDPFTDMNYDLGILQTGKGNLFLFGEFIGDDPTHLEARKQWDRRCLQTQGYCGLVIASGLTGAARGNPQLRDTIALFEAKAISAEELGMGVLQLMPMLDFELD; encoded by the coding sequence ATGACTGCCTTTTCTACGACTACACAGCGTCGTCTTAAGAAACTCCCGCAAATTCCCAGCGTTTGGGAAGGCGATCGCCGTCCTTTGTCGGGAATAGCGGAAAACCTCGATCCCGATAGTGAAGATAAAGGAGAATGTATTGTCTGGTTAGATGGCTCCGAAGGGGTAGTCAGGGGGATGGAAGTTGTTTCTCCGGAAATGGGACCCGAAGCGATCGTCCGCACATTGCTGCGAGCAATGGAAAATCCCCAAACACCTGCAATCCCAGCACGTCCGCGCAAAATTGTCGTTCGCGATCGCGAAATTCAGTTTTTTTTGCGGGGAGCTTTACAAAATTTAGATATTAGCATTGATTACGTTCGCGAACTACCTGTCATCGACGAATTTTTTCGCGGTTTCTCAGAAATCACTAGCCACAGACCTCCGGCTTTACCACCAAAATACGCTGAGATAATGTTCCAAGTTGCCGAAGGCATTTGGTTTGCCGCACCTTGGGAATTACTGGCAGATTATCATATTTTGTCAATCGAAATTCAGCCGAGCGATCGGGACTCGCGACAATGGGACATCAAAAAACTTTACGCTTGTGTAATGGGAATGCTGGGCAAAGAATACGGAGTTCTATTGTATCGTTCAGAAGAATCGCTCAAACAATTTCGCGCCGCAGCCGCGACAGAAGAATCAATCGAAAGATTAGAAAAAGCATTTTTAGCCCAAGATTGTTGGTTTTTGAACTTCGAGTCTGTAGACAATGATTTCGACCCAGAAGACGAAGATTTTGACTTAGCCGAACTAGAAGAATCAGAAATTCATCCCTTCTTTGGCAGCGTACATCCTTATGAAGGAATGCGACCATTTCTCGACGAAGAAGAAGCGATCGCCGTTTATGTCGCCCTCAAAGCCTTACTTAACTTTATCGAAAAATTCCGGCGCCAGTTAGCCAAGAATACAGAAGCAGCGAGATCCAAATCTTTCTCGATTTCACTACCGGGAAAAACTACTGTCACCGTAGAAGTTTCAACTCTACCAGAATTAGCCGACGAACTCTTAGCGATCGGACAAGCAGAAGCCCAAGACTCAGAAATGACCACTTCTGTCACCGTACCGTTACAAGATGACTTGATTCCAGAAGATTCTTTTCGTAGTTTAGGGGTCATGCCTTGGGACGCGATCGAAAGCGTCAGAAATAATAATAAAAAATACTATCAATCTTTGGGAGCTTCTCGCCAAGGAGAAGGAATGCCGATCGTCTTAATTCAAACTTCTCGTCCCAAAGCCAAACTTCTCAGCGAAAAAATCCAAGCTGAAGGAGGCTTAAAAGCAATTTGCTTCAACCCAGGAGAAGATCCTTTTACAGATATGAACTACGATCTGGGCATTTTGCAAACTGGTAAAGGCAATTTATTTTTGTTTGGCGAGTTTATTGGCGACGATCCTACTCATCTTGAAGCCCGCAAGCAATGGGATCGTCGCTGTCTACAAACTCAAGGTTACTGTGGTTTAGTGATTGCTAGTGGGCTAACAGGAGCGGCTCGTGGCAATCCTCAACTGCGCGACACGATCGCTTTATTTGAAGCCAAAGCCATCTCAGCCGAAGAGTTGGGTATGGGTGTGCTTCAGTTGATGCCGATGTTAGATTTTGAGTTAGATTAA
- a CDS encoding caspase family protein: MADMGLDRRTFLQRATLALLTLGISETGLLFSSKASWAAPSVLEYLRNLTQPDARKLALLVGINEYPSSNNLRGCLTDVELQRELLIHRFGFHPSDILTLTNQQATREEIETAFREHLGKQAKANDVVVFHFSGYGNQVKIKSPGSEQKLNEEQPENTEILANSLVPVDGIAAKSNGQVDDLLEESLFLLARSLATEKLTTILDTSYTGSGKTLLGNLRVRSCPKPPAAQPSEAELAFQAKLLAELNFSETQLQSKNIFARIPGIILKAARNNQLATEAELDGFSAGLFTYALTQYLWQVTPASTVYITLQRASEVIERIIGTQQQPQLAGKNSNDPAILTYYLPPTQEMGAEAVITKVEEDGKTAKLHLGGLPAKVMQYYGSSSRFLIVPTVTETEAEIPSVELQLSSRTGLTAKAKLVEKTIPEGYQLQNGQLLQEAIRVLPRNIGLTVALGSAMERIERVDATSAFANIDLVSSVVTAGEQSADCLFGRANTVTKTAKKNGAEPLPKKGYGLYTVGGVSIPNTAGSDTEAVKSAVDRLVPKLQTLLAAKLLRLTANEASSRLGVRASLIRVNSENVELIRRETRRDPSLRASLTIESEQAEELLEANSQAWETQELLPSIPIGSQIQFQLENISEIPVYMMLMGIDSGGNAIGLYSPESSSEDSTTIKPKLINTVIPPGEKIVIPRPSASFKLAVPGPAGLAEIQLVFSKSPFNRTLSAIGESRPPRRGEGERIIDLSNPLQVARAMMQDLHAASAVPAEAIGSATDIYAFDVNAWATLSFFYLAV, translated from the coding sequence ATGGCTGATATGGGACTCGATCGCCGGACTTTTTTGCAACGAGCAACTTTAGCGCTGCTAACGCTAGGAATAAGCGAAACAGGGCTTTTATTTTCGAGTAAAGCTAGCTGGGCAGCACCCTCTGTGTTAGAGTATTTGCGAAATTTAACACAGCCTGATGCCCGCAAGTTAGCTCTTTTAGTGGGAATCAACGAATATCCCAGCAGTAACAATCTTCGCGGTTGTTTGACTGACGTAGAACTGCAAAGAGAATTGTTAATTCATCGCTTTGGTTTTCATCCCAGCGATATTTTGACTTTGACCAACCAGCAAGCAACCAGGGAGGAGATCGAAACCGCGTTTCGCGAACATCTGGGGAAACAAGCAAAAGCAAATGATGTCGTAGTTTTTCACTTCAGTGGCTATGGAAACCAAGTCAAAATCAAAAGTCCTGGAAGCGAGCAAAAATTAAACGAGGAACAACCAGAAAATACCGAAATCCTCGCTAATAGTCTCGTACCAGTAGATGGTATTGCTGCCAAGAGTAACGGACAAGTAGACGACTTACTTGAAGAAAGCTTATTTTTACTAGCGCGATCGCTAGCTACAGAAAAGCTGACCACGATCCTCGATACTAGCTATACCGGAAGTGGTAAAACTCTCCTAGGCAACCTGCGCGTGCGTTCTTGCCCCAAACCACCCGCAGCCCAACCTTCTGAGGCAGAATTAGCTTTCCAGGCAAAACTCCTCGCAGAACTTAATTTTTCCGAGACACAGCTTCAAAGTAAAAACATTTTCGCTCGAATTCCTGGCATTATCTTAAAAGCTGCGAGAAACAATCAATTAGCAACAGAAGCAGAATTAGATGGTTTTAGCGCTGGCTTATTCACTTATGCTTTAACTCAGTATCTCTGGCAAGTAACGCCAGCAAGCACGGTTTATATTACTCTCCAACGTGCCTCGGAAGTCATCGAACGTATTATCGGAACTCAGCAACAACCGCAACTAGCAGGAAAAAATAGTAACGATCCTGCGATACTTACTTATTACTTGCCGCCAACTCAAGAAATGGGTGCGGAAGCAGTAATCACCAAGGTAGAAGAAGATGGCAAAACGGCAAAACTACATTTAGGCGGACTGCCAGCAAAAGTTATGCAATACTACGGAAGTTCATCTCGCTTCCTCATCGTACCAACAGTTACAGAAACCGAAGCTGAGATCCCCAGCGTAGAATTACAACTTAGTTCTCGCACTGGTTTGACAGCCAAAGCCAAATTGGTAGAAAAAACAATTCCTGAAGGCTATCAACTGCAAAACGGGCAACTGCTGCAAGAAGCAATACGAGTATTGCCCCGCAACATTGGCTTGACAGTAGCTTTAGGTTCAGCTATGGAACGTATTGAGCGAGTAGATGCCACCAGTGCTTTTGCTAATATTGATTTGGTTTCTTCAGTCGTAACCGCCGGGGAGCAATCTGCTGATTGTTTGTTTGGTCGCGCTAACACGGTTACTAAAACTGCTAAAAAAAATGGGGCTGAACCTCTACCGAAAAAAGGTTATGGCTTGTACACGGTTGGTGGAGTTTCGATCCCAAATACGGCAGGATCGGATACAGAAGCAGTTAAATCAGCAGTAGATCGTTTAGTGCCGAAATTACAAACCTTGCTAGCAGCCAAACTGTTACGTTTAACTGCCAATGAAGCCTCATCTCGGTTGGGAGTCAGAGCAAGCTTGATTAGAGTTAACAGTGAAAATGTCGAATTAATTCGTCGAGAAACCAGGCGAGATCCTAGCTTAAGAGCTTCACTGACGATCGAGTCGGAGCAAGCTGAGGAATTATTAGAGGCAAATAGTCAAGCTTGGGAGACTCAAGAATTATTACCTTCAATCCCTATTGGTAGTCAGATTCAATTTCAATTAGAAAATATTAGCGAGATCCCGGTTTATATGATGCTGATGGGAATTGATTCTGGGGGTAATGCAATTGGGCTTTATTCGCCCGAAAGTAGTAGCGAAGATAGTACGACAATTAAACCAAAATTGATTAATACAGTCATTCCTCCAGGAGAAAAGATTGTGATTCCACGACCTTCTGCTTCCTTTAAATTAGCGGTTCCCGGTCCGGCAGGTTTAGCTGAAATCCAGCTTGTCTTTAGTAAATCCCCCTTTAATCGCACCTTATCAGCGATCGGTGAAAGTCGTCCTCCTCGTCGAGGAGAAGGAGAGCGCATTATTGATTTATCTAACCCTTTACAAGTAGCACGAGCAATGATGCAAGATTTGCACGCAGCTAGTGCAGTTCCGGCTGAGGCGATCGGTTCGGCTACGGATATTTATGCTTTTGATGTTAATGCTTGGGCAACTCTGAGCTTTTTCTATTTAGCGGTTTAG
- the sat gene encoding sulfate adenylyltransferase: MSLHKDAIAPHGGQLINRLATPEQKQELLSQADNLPRVTLDKRAVSDLELIAIGGFSPLTGFMSANDYKQVVNEMRMVDGLPWSIPITLSVSEEVAAPLTEGETIRLDDPQGNFIGILELTEKYRYDKVHEAVKVYRTNDEKHPGVKVIYDQGDINLAGSVWMLERQSHPLFPKYQIDPIESRTMFRDKGWKTIVGFQTRNPIHRAHEYIQKCALETVDGLFLNPLVGATKSDDIPADVRMRCYEIMLENYYPKDRVILAIYPAAMRYAGPREAILHAIVRKNYGCTHFIVGRDHAGVGDYYGTYDAQEIFDEFEPGELGITPMKFEHAFYCKRSGQMATSKTSPSLPEERIHLSGTKVREMLRRGEMPPPEFSRPEVAAELAKAMRVTE; encoded by the coding sequence ATGAGTTTACACAAAGACGCGATCGCGCCACACGGCGGTCAACTAATTAATCGTCTCGCTACCCCGGAACAAAAACAGGAATTGCTCTCTCAAGCGGATAATTTACCTCGCGTTACCCTTGACAAACGCGCTGTTTCTGACCTAGAACTAATCGCGATCGGTGGCTTTAGTCCTCTCACCGGATTTATGTCAGCAAATGACTACAAACAAGTTGTTAACGAAATGCGGATGGTTGACGGACTACCTTGGTCAATTCCCATTACCTTATCAGTAAGCGAGGAAGTAGCAGCACCTCTAACTGAAGGTGAAACTATACGTCTAGACGATCCTCAAGGAAACTTTATTGGTATCCTGGAACTCACAGAAAAATATCGCTACGACAAAGTACACGAAGCAGTCAAAGTTTATCGCACCAACGACGAAAAACACCCAGGCGTAAAAGTAATTTACGACCAAGGAGACATCAACCTAGCTGGTTCTGTCTGGATGTTAGAACGTCAATCTCATCCCTTATTTCCTAAGTACCAAATTGACCCCATCGAATCGCGGACAATGTTTCGCGACAAAGGCTGGAAAACCATCGTCGGCTTTCAAACCCGTAACCCGATCCACCGCGCCCACGAATATATCCAGAAATGCGCCTTAGAGACCGTTGACGGCTTGTTTTTGAATCCCTTAGTAGGAGCAACCAAAAGCGACGATATCCCCGCAGACGTGCGTATGCGCTGCTATGAAATCATGTTAGAGAACTACTACCCCAAAGACCGAGTAATTCTCGCCATTTACCCCGCAGCCATGCGTTACGCAGGACCAAGAGAAGCAATTTTACACGCGATCGTCCGGAAAAATTACGGCTGCACCCACTTTATCGTCGGTCGCGATCACGCAGGCGTAGGCGATTATTATGGCACTTACGATGCTCAAGAAATTTTTGACGAATTTGAACCAGGAGAACTCGGCATCACGCCGATGAAATTTGAACACGCTTTCTACTGTAAGCGTAGCGGACAAATGGCAACCTCGAAAACCAGTCCTAGCTTACCGGAAGAACGAATTCACCTTTCTGGAACCAAAGTAAGAGAAATGCTGCGTCGCGGCGAAATGCCACCCCCAGAATTTTCTCGTCCAGAGGTAGCTGCGGAATTGGCGAAAGCCATGCGCGTGACTGAATAG
- a CDS encoding DUF6745 domain-containing protein, translating to MAKKIEQLTSEQRALIPVYQEKWRKIAFSTEAINKQQATQAVKEIYQVIGKKTPAVRFFSSPEILKQEIISQPPERLAQELGAPILTIPSTFELFLGELNEQIETQLWQELTQRLAFQERLGAMMQVTGIIWTQIAENSEQIAQLQEYLFWEQQQQFIRDQLRKLPGGDLLIQLGDWQWEMLGKPLWEGVGEPLLNQLMSQPEIREWEQTYIQPILGISSSLGLTLNLFRSNFDVFLASVVDYCISVLECEVDTRKWLRLKSLIIECGWFLPFERTCWVLERPNQLSFDSENRLHAEGEAAIKYADGYSIYLYRGVVLPKKYGEVHPNLWQSEWLLSEQNAELRRVLIQGIGYDRLCQELAAKEIDSWREYTLLEIENEVDIEPIHLLKMTCPSTGYIHATRIPPDILSAREAIRWTNQGIDPEEFSIET from the coding sequence ATGGCTAAAAAGATCGAGCAGCTTACTTCTGAACAAAGAGCTTTGATTCCAGTTTATCAGGAAAAGTGGCGCAAAATTGCTTTTTCTACTGAAGCAATAAATAAACAACAAGCCACTCAAGCTGTAAAAGAGATTTATCAGGTTATTGGCAAAAAAACGCCAGCAGTTCGCTTTTTCAGTAGTCCGGAAATATTAAAACAAGAAATTATCAGCCAGCCACCTGAACGATTAGCCCAAGAATTAGGAGCGCCAATATTAACAATACCATCTACTTTTGAGTTATTTTTGGGTGAGTTAAACGAACAAATAGAAACGCAACTTTGGCAGGAATTAACCCAGAGATTAGCTTTCCAAGAACGATTGGGAGCGATGATGCAAGTAACGGGAATAATTTGGACGCAAATTGCCGAAAATAGCGAACAAATTGCTCAGTTACAAGAATATCTTTTTTGGGAACAACAACAACAGTTTATTCGCGACCAGTTGCGGAAATTGCCAGGGGGAGATTTATTGATTCAATTGGGTGATTGGCAATGGGAAATGTTAGGTAAACCTCTCTGGGAAGGAGTTGGAGAACCTTTGCTTAATCAACTTATGTCTCAGCCAGAGATTCGAGAGTGGGAGCAAACATATATTCAACCTATATTGGGTATTTCTAGTAGTTTGGGGTTGACTTTAAATCTGTTTCGTTCTAATTTTGATGTATTTTTAGCTAGTGTGGTTGATTACTGTATATCGGTATTGGAATGTGAAGTAGATACTAGGAAATGGTTGAGACTAAAGTCTTTAATTATTGAATGTGGTTGGTTTTTACCATTTGAACGAACTTGTTGGGTTTTGGAACGACCAAATCAATTATCTTTTGATAGTGAAAATCGGTTGCACGCTGAGGGAGAAGCAGCGATTAAATATGCAGATGGTTATAGTATCTATCTGTATCGTGGCGTGGTATTACCCAAAAAATATGGTGAAGTACATCCGAATTTGTGGCAGTCAGAATGGTTGTTAAGCGAGCAAAATGCCGAATTGCGGCGAGTCTTAATTCAAGGAATTGGATACGATCGCTTGTGTCAAGAATTAGCAGCTAAAGAAATAGATAGTTGGCGAGAGTATACCTTATTAGAGATAGAAAACGAGGTGGATATCGAACCAATTCACTTGTTAAAAATGACTTGTCCCAGTACAGGTTATATTCATGCAACCCGCATACCGCCAGACATTTTATCAGCCAGAGAAGCAATTCGCTGGACAAATCAGGGTATAGATCCCGAAGAATTTTCTATAGAGACATAA
- the mnmA gene encoding tRNA 2-thiouridine(34) synthase MnmA: MNKVVVGLSGGVDSSVAAATLHHQGYQVIGLTLWLMKGKGQCCSEGMVDAAFICEQLGIPHHIVDIREVFQENIVNYLISGYEAGVTPLPCSQCNRTVKFGPMLEYAKANLDSEKIATGHYARIEYNDELERYQLFTARDRQKDQSYFLYDLTQEMLAGTIFPLGDLTKSETRKIAAEFNLKTASKPESQDLCLIEAHGSMQKFLAKYLSEKEGEIVDESGKVLGKHQGIHNYTIGQRKGLGIAHSEALYVIKLDPVMNRVIVGNRSSGDRSECTIQRTNWVSIPQPTTPIHSQVRVRYRSQPVPVTVIPLTESRVKLIFAEPQFSITPGQAAVFYDEEMLLGGGIIEKQATS, encoded by the coding sequence ATGAACAAAGTCGTCGTCGGGTTATCCGGTGGGGTTGACAGTTCCGTAGCCGCCGCCACCCTACACCATCAAGGATATCAAGTAATTGGACTTACCCTTTGGTTAATGAAGGGTAAAGGACAATGCTGTTCCGAAGGAATGGTAGATGCGGCGTTTATTTGCGAACAACTGGGAATACCCCATCACATCGTCGATATTCGCGAAGTTTTCCAAGAAAATATCGTTAATTACTTGATTTCTGGTTACGAAGCAGGAGTAACACCTTTACCTTGTTCCCAATGTAACCGAACCGTAAAATTCGGTCCAATGCTGGAATATGCGAAAGCAAACTTAGACAGCGAGAAAATTGCGACCGGACATTATGCGCGTATCGAGTACAATGACGAATTAGAACGCTATCAGTTATTTACAGCACGCGATCGCCAAAAAGACCAATCCTACTTCCTCTACGATCTTACCCAGGAAATGCTCGCTGGGACAATCTTTCCTTTAGGAGATCTAACCAAAAGCGAAACCCGCAAAATTGCTGCCGAATTTAACTTGAAAACCGCCAGTAAACCAGAAAGTCAAGACTTATGCTTAATTGAAGCCCACGGTTCAATGCAAAAATTTCTCGCGAAGTATCTCAGTGAGAAAGAAGGCGAAATCGTAGACGAAAGCGGTAAAGTCCTCGGCAAACACCAAGGTATCCATAACTATACCATCGGACAGCGTAAAGGACTAGGAATTGCCCATAGCGAAGCCTTATACGTGATTAAACTCGATCCAGTCATGAATCGAGTCATAGTCGGAAATCGTAGCAGTGGCGATCGCAGCGAATGTACAATTCAACGAACTAACTGGGTATCCATTCCCCAGCCTACCACACCAATACACTCTCAAGTACGAGTCCGCTATCGTTCTCAACCCGTACCAGTCACCGTCATTCCCTTAACAGAATCTCGCGTCAAACTAATCTTCGCTGAACCCCAGTTTAGCATCACCCCCGGACAAGCAGCAGTCTTCTACGATGAAGAAATGTTACTCGGCGGCGGCATAATTGAAAAACAAGCAACTTCGTAA